One Cicer arietinum cultivar CDC Frontier isolate Library 1 chromosome 8, Cicar.CDCFrontier_v2.0, whole genome shotgun sequence DNA segment encodes these proteins:
- the LOC101499132 gene encoding CRM-domain containing factor CFM3, chloroplastic/mitochondrial codes for MAFPNTTCKPSSSQLPFNNNSSFSLINLSRSYFTIHFLSHPKPSFPIFSSLKTTHHSSPKSNSNPTPPWLSSPKRVTESPIKNESLNLQHDNNKPKNPVERIVFRLRNLGLAEEEGEKEQQEEEVEVSELPVSGDEKLSELLKRKWVRPDALLDDEDKEEDEMVLPWKREEEREMGGGDVGIDEEGLKKRTIKAPSLAELTLEDELLRRLRREGMRVRERVSVPKAGLTQEVMEKIHERWRKEELVRLKFHEELAKNMRVAHEIVERRTGGLVTWRAGSVMMVYRGKNYQGPNSSKELDAKEGDGFFVPDVSSKSSSRTKDSSTTASLKNSAQVRRNDEQPENMTKEEAEYNALLDGLGPRFFEWWGTGILPVDADLLPRDIPGYKTPYRLLPTGMRSRLTSAEITDLRKIAKSLPCHFALGRNRYHQGLACAILKLWEKSLIAKIAVKPGIQNTNNKLMADELVTLTGGTLLLRDKYYIVIYRGKDFVPTGVAAVLAERQELTKEVQDVEEKVRCKAVVATPSGQGEATVLAGTLAEFYEAQARWGRDISTEERERMIEEAAKAKSVKLVKQIEHRLSLAQTKKIRAEKLLAKIEVSMVPVGPDYDQETITDEERAVFRRIGLRMKPYLPLGIRGVFDGVIENMHLHWKHRELVKLITKQKNLAFVEDTARLLEYESGGILVAIEKVSKEFALIYYRGKNYKRPISLRPRNLLTKAKALKRSVAMQRHEALSNHITELETTIEQMKQEIGLSDDEWSMKEGHENQLDHNSEFTQSEDEDSDGFDDEEDTDWDEDEDSEFSKLDIDGHP; via the exons ATGGCGTTCCCAAACACCACATGCAAACCATCATCATCACAGCTTCCTTTCAACAACAATTCATCATTCTCACTCATAAACCTTTCTCGCTCCTATTTCACTATTCACTTTCTCTCTCATCCAAAACCCTCATTTCCTATTTTCTCTTCTCTCAAAACCACCCATCATTCATCTCCCAAATCAAACTCCAACCCAACACCACCTTGGCTCTCTTCTCCCAAAAGGGTCACTGAATCACCCATCAAAAATGAATCTTTGAATCTTCAACATGATAATAATAAACCGAAAAATCCGGTTGAAAGAATCGTTTTTCGGTTGAGGAATCTAGGGTTGGCTGAAGAAGAAGGTGAGAAAGAAcaacaagaagaagaagttgAAGTGAGTGAATTACCTGTTAGTGGTGATGAGAAATTGAGTGAATTGTTGAAGAGAAAATGGGTTCGACCGGATGCTTTATTGGACGATGAGGATAAAGAGGAAGATGAAATGGTGTTGCCATGgaagagagaagaagaaagggAAATGGGTGGTGGTGATGTTGGGATTGATGAAGAGGGGTTAAAGAAGAGGACAATAAAGGCACCATCTTTGGCTGAATTGACACTTGAGGATGAATTGTTGAGGAGGTTGAGGAGAGAGGGAATGCGTGTGAGAGAGAGGGTTAGTGTTCCAAAAGCTGGATTAACACAAGAGGTTATGgagaagattcatgagaggtgGAGGAAGGAAGAGTTGGTTAGGCTTAAGTTTCATGAGGAGCTTGCTAAGAATATGAGGGTTGCTCATGAGATTGTTGAG CGCCGAACAGGAGGATTGGTTACATGGAGAGCAGGAAGTGTTATGATGGTGTATCGTGGTAAAAATTACCAAGGGCCAAACTCCTCGAAGGAACTCGATGCAAAAGAAGGTGATGGCTTTTTTGTGCCGGACGTCTCATCAAAAAGTTCGTCAAGAACAAAAGACAGTAGCACAACCGCATCCCTAAAAAATAGTGCGCAAGTTAGGAGGAACGACGAACAGCCTGAGAACATGACGAAAGAGGAAGCAGAGTACAATGCGCTTCTCGATGGTTTAGGTCCTCGATTTTTTGAATGGTGGGGTACAGGAATACTTCCCGTTGATGCTGATTTACTTCCCCGTGACATTCCTGGTTACAAAACACCTTATAGGCTTCTTCCTACTGGAATGCGTTCTCGACTAACAAGCGCAGAGATTACTGATTTGAGGAAAATCGCAAAGTCACTTCCATGTCATTTTGCCCTAG GGAGAAATAGATATCACCAAGGCCTAGCATGTGCTATTCTTAAGCTTTGGGAGAAAAGTTTAATTGCAAAGATTGCCGTTAAACCTGGTATCCAGAACACAAACAATAAACTTATGGCCGACGAACTTGTG ACGTTAACAGGAGGTACTTTGCTGCTAAGGGATAAATATTACATAGTTATATATCGCGGGAAGGACTTTGTTCCAACAGGGGTAGCTGCAGTTTTGGCTGAAAGACAGGAATTGACGAAAGAGGTGCAGGATGTTGAAGAGAAGGTGCGGTGCAAAGCTGTTGTTGCAACTCCGTCTGGACAAGGTGAAGCAACAGTACTGGCAGGAACTTTAGCAGAGTTCTATGAGGCGCAGGCTCGTTGGGGAAGGGACATATCTACTGAAGAACGTGAGAGGATGATCGAAGAAGCTGCCAAAGCCAAGAGTGTTAAGCTTGTCAAACAAATTGAACACCGACTCTCTCTT GCCCAGACCAAAAAGATTCGAGCAGAAAAGCTGTTAGCCAAAATAGAAGTATCCATGGTTCCAGTTGGTCCTGATTATGACCAGGAAACAATCACAGATGAAGAACGTGCCGTGTTCCGCAGGATTGGTTTAAGAATGAAGCCGTATTTACCACTCG GTATACGTGGTGTTTTCGATGGTGTCATTGAGAACATGCATCTGCATTGGAAGCATCGAGAACTTGTAAAATtgataacaaaacaaaagaatCTTGCTTTTGTCGAAGACACAGCAAGGTTATTGGAATATGAAAGTGGTGGAATACTCGTGGCAATAGAGAAAGTTTCTAAAGAATTTGCTCTTATTTACTATCGTGGAAAGAATTATAAGCGGCCTATTAGTCTAAGACCAAGAAACCTTTTAACGAAGGCAAAGGCATTGAAGCGTTCTGTAGCCATGCAACGCCACGAG GCTCTAAGTAACCATATTACGGAATTGGAAACAACAATAGAACAAATGAAACAAGAAATT GGTCTATCTGACGATGAGTGGAGCATGAAGGAAGGGCATGAAAACCAACTAGATCACAACTCAGAATTCACCCAA AGTGAGGATGAAGATTCCGATGGTTTTGATGACGAGGAAGACACTGATTGGGATGAAGACGAGGACTCCGAGTTTTCAAAACTCGACATCGATGGTCATCCTTGA
- the LOC101499452 gene encoding caffeoylshikimate esterase-like isoform X2, protein MGEIEEMSEELQSIYLSNMDEAPARRLAREAFKDVQFAIDHCLFQFPSDRVKMEEVYEVNSRGLKVFTKSWLPEKSPLKAIVCYCHGYADTCTFYFEGVARKLASSGFGVFALDYPGFGLSDGLHGYISSFDDLVNDVIEHFSKVKEQKEYEHLPSFLLGESMGGAIALKIHFKQPNEWDGAALIAPLCKAPYNVLLYKDRPRLGTALELFKATQELEQRLEEVSLPLLIMHGEADIITDPLASKALYQKAKIKDKKLCLYKDAFHTLLEGEPDETIFHVLDDIISWLEEHSNTKNKV, encoded by the exons atggGAGAAATAGAAGAAATGAGTGAAGAGTTGCAAAGCATTTATTTGTCCAACATGGATGAGGCACCTGCCAGAAGGCTTGCTCGTGAGGCTTTCAAGGATGTTCAGTTTGCTATTGATCATTGCTTATTTCAG TTCCCATCAGATAGGGTGAAGATGGAAGAG GTTTATGAAGTGAACTCAAGAGGATTAAAAGTATTCACTAAAAGTTGGCTACCAGAAAAATCTCCTTTGAAAGCAATTGTTTGTTATTGTCATGGTTATGCAGACACTTGCACATTTTACTTTGAAG gAGTTGCAAGAAAATTAGCATCATCTGGATTTGGAGTATTTGCATTGGATTACCCTGGATTTGGTCTTTCTGATGGTCTTCATGGTTATATTTCTAGCTTTGATGATCTAGTGAATGATGTCATTGAACATTTCTCAAAAGTTAAGG AACAAAAGGAGTATGAACATTTACCAAGCTTCTTATTGGGTGAGTCAATGGGAGGAGCAATTGCTTTGAAAATTCACTTCAAACAACCTAATGAATGGGATGGTGCTGCTCTTATTGCACCTTTATGCAAG GCTCCTTATAATGTGTTACTCTACAAGGATAGACCAAGACTAGGAACTGCATTGGAGTTGTTTAAAGCCACACAAGAGCTAGAACAAAGATTGGAAGAA GTTTCTCTTCCATTATTGATCATGCATGGAGAAGCTGATATTATAACTGATCCATTAGCTAGCAAAGCTTTGTATCAAAAAGCTAAAATCAAAGACAAGAAACTCTGTCTCTATAAAGATGCTTTCCACACTCTTTTAGAAGGTGAACCTGATGAAACTATATTTCATGTGCTTGATGATATTATATCTTGGCTTGAAGAACATAGCAACACAAAAAACAAAGTTTAA
- the LOC101499452 gene encoding caffeoylshikimate esterase-like isoform X1, with protein MGEIEEMSEELQSIYLSNMDEAPARRLAREAFKDVQFAIDHCLFQFPSDRVKMEEVYEVNSRGLKVFTKSWLPEKSPLKAIVCYCHGYADTCTFYFEGVARKLASSGFGVFALDYPGFGLSDGLHGYISSFDDLVNDVIEHFSKVKEQKEYEHLPSFLLGESMGGAIALKIHFKQPNEWDGAALIAPLCKFAEDMIPHWLVMQILIGVAKVLPKTKLVPQKEEVKDNIYRDMKKRKLAPYNVLLYKDRPRLGTALELFKATQELEQRLEEVSLPLLIMHGEADIITDPLASKALYQKAKIKDKKLCLYKDAFHTLLEGEPDETIFHVLDDIISWLEEHSNTKNKV; from the exons atggGAGAAATAGAAGAAATGAGTGAAGAGTTGCAAAGCATTTATTTGTCCAACATGGATGAGGCACCTGCCAGAAGGCTTGCTCGTGAGGCTTTCAAGGATGTTCAGTTTGCTATTGATCATTGCTTATTTCAG TTCCCATCAGATAGGGTGAAGATGGAAGAG GTTTATGAAGTGAACTCAAGAGGATTAAAAGTATTCACTAAAAGTTGGCTACCAGAAAAATCTCCTTTGAAAGCAATTGTTTGTTATTGTCATGGTTATGCAGACACTTGCACATTTTACTTTGAAG gAGTTGCAAGAAAATTAGCATCATCTGGATTTGGAGTATTTGCATTGGATTACCCTGGATTTGGTCTTTCTGATGGTCTTCATGGTTATATTTCTAGCTTTGATGATCTAGTGAATGATGTCATTGAACATTTCTCAAAAGTTAAGG AACAAAAGGAGTATGAACATTTACCAAGCTTCTTATTGGGTGAGTCAATGGGAGGAGCAATTGCTTTGAAAATTCACTTCAAACAACCTAATGAATGGGATGGTGCTGCTCTTATTGCACCTTTATGCAAG TTTGCAGAAGATATGATTCCACATTGGTTGGTGATGCAAATACTAATTGGTGTAGCTAAGGTTCTCCCTAAAACTAAGTTAGTTCCACAAAAGGAAGAGGTGaaagataatatatatagagatatgaaaaagagaaaacta GCTCCTTATAATGTGTTACTCTACAAGGATAGACCAAGACTAGGAACTGCATTGGAGTTGTTTAAAGCCACACAAGAGCTAGAACAAAGATTGGAAGAA GTTTCTCTTCCATTATTGATCATGCATGGAGAAGCTGATATTATAACTGATCCATTAGCTAGCAAAGCTTTGTATCAAAAAGCTAAAATCAAAGACAAGAAACTCTGTCTCTATAAAGATGCTTTCCACACTCTTTTAGAAGGTGAACCTGATGAAACTATATTTCATGTGCTTGATGATATTATATCTTGGCTTGAAGAACATAGCAACACAAAAAACAAAGTTTAA